GCCGGAGCCGTGATCATTGGAAACGTAAATTTCGTTTTCTGAAACCGCGTGAAGATCGTTCGGACTCGTGATCGAAGGATCGGAGAGAGTTCCTACATGCGACCATTCCTTTCCCTTCCGTTCAAAAATTTCTATGGTATGTGTTTTATAAAGAGCAGGGTGGGAGATCACGTAAAGACGGTAGACGTCCTTTGTTTTGAGGATGCTCATCCCGTGAGGTCGGAACTCCGGAGGAAATTGTACGGGAAGTTCTTTCGGCACCGAAGAGTTTTTGAGATCGATCCAAAAGATCTTTCCAGTCTGATTAGAAGTTCTTCTTTCGTGGCTGGAGACATAAAGAATCTTTTCTTCCGCGTCTAAGGCCAGGTCTTCCGGACCAGGAAGTCCTTCAATCCGAGTGCACGCCGCCCCGGACGGGCCGACGGACTTGATGTCGACCCCACAATTGAGAAGGGTAAGAATCAAAAGGAGCATCACTGTATTTCGGAAACCGAGGGAGTTCCCACATTTTAGGGTTTGTTTGGTCATTTGGAGCTGTTTCCTATCGTTTTACGGCTCCGACCTTCCCGGAAACTTTGAGGGCAGGCAAGGAAAAAACTTAAAAAAGTGTTTGCTATTTTTATGCACTGCACAAAAATAGCAATAGAGATCCTCTAAAACGAATTGAGAGGTTGCTGTATGGAAAAAAACAAATTAAACGACATAATCAACGCAGGGATCGGCGCAGTCCAAACCTCACGCGAGATTTTCGACAAACTAGTAGATGATTTAAACGATGGAAAGGAAAAGATCGAAGAAAGATTCGATCAGCTCAAAGCTCAGGGTGAAAAGGACATGAGCGAGAACGCCCTCAAATTGAAAGTAAATCTTGCTTGGGGATTGGTTCGGTTCGAAGAGATCCGAGACAACATTCTGAATCATTTCATTAAGAAATAAGTTTCTTTGCGCTGGAGCAAAATTCTATTTCTTACTCTCTGGTCTTTAGTTTCCGCCGGAGAGATTCATTCCAAGGAAATTACACTATTCTCACACTTCATTGATTCCTCTCCCTCCATCACAGGGGAGGGGATTCTTCTCAAGCAAAACTTCACACCTGCCTCCACTTTTAAATACTGGATCGCTCTTTTTCTAATCGAAAAGAATTTGGTTTATCCTAGTTTTCAAAAAGTAAGTTCCGAAAAACACATTCCTCATACTCCCCGCGCTCTGAATCTCCGAGAAGCGATGTTGTATTCTTCCAATTCTTTTTTTCTTTCGTTCTTGGAAGAAGATTCGAAACGTTATGAAGAATTTCAGGATTTTCTAATACGAATCGGATTTGTTACGGAAGTTTATAAAAGTCCGTTTTTGAATCGGAAGAATCTTTATCTTTCTCCTTCGATCCAAAAATCTCCGGAAGCACAACATAACTTTTTTGTTTCATTCTTAAAAGACGAAGGTCGTTCGAGAGGTATTTCTTCAAAGACGTTTCAGTTTTGGAAGGAATCCGCTTATTGGTCCGAATGCGATTCTCAAAATTCGAAAGTATTCGGAAAGACCGGATCTCTCGGTGGAGCGTTTTGGTTTTTGGGTTTTTTAGAAAAGAAACAAAGTGTTTGGGAACGTTGGACGAAAGATCTTCCAAAAGAATATTCAGTGATTACCGTTTTGCAAACCGGAGAAGGATCTTCGAGAGAAGGGGCGATTCGTTCTTTTTATCGGACCGCGGGTTGTGAGAACGAAATCGAAAACGTTTTGAAAAGAATCTCGGAGTGACTGGATTCGAACCAGCGACCCCTTCCCCCCCAGAGAAGTGCGCTACCACTGCGCTACACCCCGATTCTTAAATATTACTGTAAGAATTTTGGAAAAGGCTCTTCTGTAAACTGAAAAAAGTGAAGGCCTTTAACAGAGAAAATCGGGACAAAGAAACCAGATGATTTGTCCGTCCAGAAATTTCTCTCTCGGTACGTTCACTGCCAACGCGGAACCCGGAGAAAAAAGAAAACTTTTACCAACGCCGCTGATGCCTAAAAGTTTTTCGGCAAAGATGGAAACGTCGGGACTATGACCAACGATCAAAATCGTATCCGAATTGGAAAGACCTTTGATCAACGGACAAACTCGAGACATATCTTGTCCCGCTTCTAAATAGTCTAAAGATTCCGTTTCTTGTTCCGGATGAAGAATGTCCGTATAAATTTTTGCGGTGTCCGTTGTTCTGAGATAAGGACTGTGATAAATTTTTGTAACTTTAAATCCGACCTGAAAGAAACGCGCCATCTTTTGAACGTCGGCGATTCCCTTCTTTGTAAGAGGTCTAGATCGGTCTGTGCCGTCAGGAGAATTCGGTTCCGCTTCTCCGTGTCTTGCGATAATTATCTTCATGTTTTCAGAGATGGATCGGGAACGAATTCCCTAAAATCATCGGACCTTCTCCCGCTGGAACCTTCGTTTGCAAAAAAGGTCCAATCGTTCTATATTCTTTAACACTGGCTCCTAACGGGATTCTTTTAGAGAACTTAAAGGTTCTGGACCCCGTAGACAGGTTTGTTAGAAAAGGCTCTGATTCCAAGGAAAAGTGCATGTCCGAATTTGCAATTGAAATCGATTCGATACAAAAAAAATACAAAGAACAAAACGCTCTCAAAGGAATTTCCTTCCGAGTACCTAAGGGATCCGTCTTCGGACTTTTGGGTCCGAACGGCGCCGGTAAAACCAGCTTGGTCCGAATCCTCATGGGATTTTCCAAACAAACCGCAGGAAGCTTTCATCTATTTGGACTTCCTTTTTCACCGGTCCTTCGTAAAAGAATCGGATATCTCCCCGAAAAAGTTTCGATTCCCGGCTTTTTGACAGGCGAAGAATTTCTAACGTTCAATGGAAAGTTAGCCGGAATCCGGAGCTCCGAGATTCAAAAAAAGTCTAAGGCCCTTTTGGAAAAAACGGGAATCGCCGACGCGGGATCCAAAAAGATCGCTGGTTATTCCAAAGGAATGTTACAAAGGCTCGGACTCGCATCCGCTCTGATCGGCGATCCTGAACTTTTGATTTTGGACGAACCGGGTTCCGGACTGGATCCGAAAGGTTATATCGATTTCAGGGAAACCCTCGTGGAGGAAAACAAAACAAAGGGAACTACCGTATTACTAAATTCTCATAGACTTTTGGAAGTGGAAAAAGTCTGTCATGAGATCGGAATTCTCAATCTCGGAACTCTCGCCGCGATCGGTCCGCTCGAATCCTTGAAAGAGGGAAAGAATCGAATTCTTGTAAAAGTGGAATCCGTTTCATCGGAGTTGGATTCTTATATCCGTAAAATTTCTTCGGAACAAAAAATTACGGAGAATCAGATCGAATTCCTTCCTACGAACGAAATCGATCTCAGAAAAATTCCGGCGGAACTCGTAGCGCTTGGAGCCAACATCCTAAAGTATGAAAGAATCACGGAATCCTTGGAAGAAGTTTTCCTAAGAGTGACCGGAGGAAATCATGAGTAATCTTTCTTGGATCCAAGATCAAATTCCGAAAGTATTTTCAGTCGCGTTTTTAACTCTGAGAGAAACTCTTCGGAAAAGAATCGTATATTTCATTTTTATAATATCCGCGCTTTTTTTATTTTTTAATTTCAGCTGCGATATTCAAGTCGGCGGAGAAGACCAATCCGGGAATCCTACTTTTCAGATCTATATAGTGTTTCTCTTTTTCGCTTTTTGGAATACGGTCCTCGCTTTGTTTCTTCCAGTTTCTCTTTTGGGAGAAGAATTGGAAAACAAAACATATCTCCCGATTCTTTCCAGACCGGTTTCTTCGCTCACGTATCTCGTTGGAAAATCCTTCGGGGTCTTTTTCCTCATTTTGGCGAACGCTGTGTTTTTGATAGGAACCTATCTCGTAAAACAGCAATTATCCGGCGGAGCTTTTTCCTGGGATCTTTTGAAAGCTTGTATCACGATGTTCCCCGTTTTTTACTTTCTGATCGTCTTTGGATTCTTACTCGTTTTGAGTTTTGG
This is a stretch of genomic DNA from Leptospira tipperaryensis. It encodes these proteins:
- a CDS encoding arylesterase — translated: MTKQTLKCGNSLGFRNTVMLLLILTLLNCGVDIKSVGPSGAACTRIEGLPGPEDLALDAEEKILYVSSHERRTSNQTGKIFWIDLKNSSVPKELPVQFPPEFRPHGMSILKTKDVYRLYVISHPALYKTHTIEIFERKGKEWSHVGTLSDPSITSPNDLHAVSENEIYVSNDHGSGGFFRYLFWDDLFRFKRADIAYYDGKTWSNLNTPLFYGNGILYTKNSQGKEMLYRAGFADRSVYRYPIERTDGKPVLGPAEKIFLDSGTDNLELDSKGRIFVVGHGSTYQFVRHMLNADYHAPTQVFRISEDGSFQEVFATQGDLISAGSTAIPFEGRLYVAQVFNPFILNCEYNNN
- a CDS encoding LIMLP_16025 family protein — encoded protein: MEKNKLNDIINAGIGAVQTSREIFDKLVDDLNDGKEKIEERFDQLKAQGEKDMSENALKLKVNLAWGLVRFEEIRDNILNHFIKK
- a CDS encoding penicillin-binding transpeptidase domain-containing protein, with amino-acid sequence MRWSKILFLTLWSLVSAGEIHSKEITLFSHFIDSSPSITGEGILLKQNFTPASTFKYWIALFLIEKNLVYPSFQKVSSEKHIPHTPRALNLREAMLYSSNSFFLSFLEEDSKRYEEFQDFLIRIGFVTEVYKSPFLNRKNLYLSPSIQKSPEAQHNFFVSFLKDEGRSRGISSKTFQFWKESAYWSECDSQNSKVFGKTGSLGGAFWFLGFLEKKQSVWERWTKDLPKEYSVITVLQTGEGSSREGAIRSFYRTAGCENEIENVLKRISE
- the sixA gene encoding phosphohistidine phosphatase SixA, with the protein product MKIIIARHGEAEPNSPDGTDRSRPLTKKGIADVQKMARFFQVGFKVTKIYHSPYLRTTDTAKIYTDILHPEQETESLDYLEAGQDMSRVCPLIKGLSNSDTILIVGHSPDVSIFAEKLLGISGVGKSFLFSPGSALAVNVPREKFLDGQIIWFLCPDFLC
- a CDS encoding ABC transporter ATP-binding protein translates to MSEFAIEIDSIQKKYKEQNALKGISFRVPKGSVFGLLGPNGAGKTSLVRILMGFSKQTAGSFHLFGLPFSPVLRKRIGYLPEKVSIPGFLTGEEFLTFNGKLAGIRSSEIQKKSKALLEKTGIADAGSKKIAGYSKGMLQRLGLASALIGDPELLILDEPGSGLDPKGYIDFRETLVEENKTKGTTVLLNSHRLLEVEKVCHEIGILNLGTLAAIGPLESLKEGKNRILVKVESVSSELDSYIRKISSEQKITENQIEFLPTNEIDLRKIPAELVALGANILKYERITESLEEVFLRVTGGNHE
- a CDS encoding ABC transporter permease, coding for MSNLSWIQDQIPKVFSVAFLTLRETLRKRIVYFIFIISALFLFFNFSCDIQVGGEDQSGNPTFQIYIVFLFFAFWNTVLALFLPVSLLGEELENKTYLPILSRPVSSLTYLVGKSFGVFFLILANAVFLIGTYLVKQQLSGGAFSWDLLKACITMFPVFYFLIVFGFLLVLSFGKNAAFFGGLALLVFSTFLDLFIYEQAAASLVQTTDLKKQILEVIYWILPQEGTIFFFSSSLLAKSLSQVHYYGEYSLAQVGVWIFLSLGFGKVVLDRKEL